One window of the Populus trichocarpa isolate Nisqually-1 chromosome 9, P.trichocarpa_v4.1, whole genome shotgun sequence genome contains the following:
- the LOC7467390 gene encoding ubiquitin-conjugating enzyme E2 20, with translation MAAINGHTPVAAPAGTTPSKQTVPSAKTVDTQSVLKRLQSELMALMMSGESGISAFPEGDNIFCWKGTITGSKDTVFEGTEYKLSLSFPNDYPFKPPKVKFETSCFHPNVDVYGNICLDILQDKWSSAYDVRTILLSIQSLLGEPNISSPLNTQAAQLWSNQEEYRKMVEKLYKPPSAA, from the exons atGGCAGCTATTAATGGGCATACTCCGGTGGCTGCTCCGGCAGGGACTACCCCATCAAAACAGACTGTCCCATCGGCAAAGACTGTTGATACACAATCCGTGCTTAAacg GTTGCAATCTGAACTGATGGCGTTGATG atgAGTGGAGAATCTGGGATATCTGCCTTCCCTGAAGGGGACAACATATTTTGCTGGAAAGGAACAATCACAGGAAGCAAAGACACTGTTTTTGAAGGAACAGAATACAAACTATCCCTTTCCTTCCCTAATGACTACCCTTTCAAGCCACCAAAGGTCAAGTTTGAAACCAGCTGCTTCCATCCCAATGTGGATGTCTATGGCAACATTTGCTTGGATATTCTTCag GATAAATGGTCATCTGCCTATGATGTGAGGACAATATTGCTATCAATCCAAAGTCTGCTTGGAG AGCCAAACATAAGTTCACCTCTAAACACTCAAGCAGCACAACTTTGGAGCAATCAAGAAG AATACAGGAAAATGGTGGAGAAGTTGTACAAGCCTCCAAGTGCTGCATAG